The proteins below come from a single Halothiobacillus neapolitanus c2 genomic window:
- the pepN gene encoding aminopeptidase N — protein MPSAEQSAVEIRLEDYTPPDFLIDTVDLTFDLSPSQTHVRSQMKIHRNGVHDRALVLNGEHMTLLSVQVDGRALTENQYVLTETTLTIFDVPDQAHVVIENRIDPASNTALEGLYQSAGNFCTQCEPEGFRRITYFIDRPDVLSRYTVTLIAEADLYPILLSNGNPVAAEKCVDGKHMARWVDPHPKPSYLFALVAGNLTRITDEFVTQSGKTVELGIYVEAHNADRCDHAMASLKHAMRWDEQVYGREYDLDVFNIVAVDDFNMGAMENKGLNVFNSRYVLAKPDTATDGDYAGIESVVAHEYFHNWSGNRVTCRDWFQLSLKEGFTVFRDQEFSADMGSRAVKRIADVNLLRQVQFAEDAGPQAHPVQPKAYREINNFYTSTVYNKGAEVVRMLRNLLGADTFRQGTDLYFDRFDGQAVTIEDFVSCMAEVSDLDLAEFRQWYDVAGTPKLLVRDEYLEGQYILNIDQMVPESAKGHPYMLPFGFALFDEAGQPVLLDGKAEHILIVEQLSQSWTFSIEKNHADLLVPSLNRGFTAPVEVQYDYSDEALGVLSRADTDAFNRWDAFQRRIQRCLLGRIRMAMDVGSVGEDALPEDLSKAFGQLLLEAAQDPMFVAECIALPSENYLADQFDHDTPVEWIHHERARLRQQLAAEWESTLQLIYQSHDQDGVYRFESRAAGQRQLRRQVLSYLCSLKRSAWTQLAKEQFERADNMTESFNALVALNVSDSAEFEHVLTAFEARWRHDPLVMDKWFALQAQRSDENALARVQGLMEHPTFSIKNPNRVRALIGSFARINPLRFHDSSGSGYQWLADRIIELDAMNPQIAARMASVFNTWKRFDGNRAALMRAALKKIHDRPDCSADLAEITGKALGH, from the coding sequence ATGCCCTCTGCCGAGCAATCCGCTGTTGAAATTCGCCTTGAAGACTACACCCCACCGGATTTTTTGATTGATACGGTTGATTTGACGTTTGATCTCTCGCCCAGCCAGACCCATGTGCGCTCGCAGATGAAAATCCATCGCAATGGCGTTCATGATCGTGCTTTGGTACTTAATGGTGAGCACATGACTCTGCTGAGCGTGCAGGTCGATGGACGTGCGCTGACGGAAAATCAATATGTTCTCACCGAGACGACGCTCACCATCTTCGATGTGCCAGATCAGGCCCATGTCGTGATCGAAAACCGGATTGATCCTGCTTCCAATACGGCTTTGGAAGGTCTGTATCAATCGGCCGGGAATTTCTGCACCCAATGCGAGCCGGAAGGTTTCCGCCGAATCACCTATTTTATTGACCGTCCGGATGTGCTTTCCCGTTACACCGTGACCTTGATCGCCGAAGCCGATCTTTACCCCATTCTGTTGTCGAACGGTAATCCCGTCGCTGCTGAAAAATGTGTGGACGGCAAGCACATGGCACGCTGGGTGGACCCACACCCCAAGCCGTCTTATCTGTTTGCACTGGTGGCCGGTAATCTGACACGGATCACAGATGAATTCGTCACTCAGTCGGGCAAAACCGTTGAACTGGGTATTTATGTCGAGGCGCATAATGCTGACCGCTGCGACCACGCCATGGCGTCGCTCAAGCATGCGATGCGTTGGGATGAGCAGGTTTATGGTCGCGAATACGACCTTGATGTCTTCAACATTGTGGCTGTTGACGACTTCAATATGGGCGCGATGGAAAACAAGGGGTTGAATGTCTTCAACTCGCGTTACGTTCTGGCAAAACCGGATACCGCCACCGATGGCGATTACGCCGGGATCGAATCCGTGGTGGCGCACGAATATTTCCACAACTGGTCGGGTAATCGCGTCACCTGTCGGGACTGGTTCCAGCTTTCACTCAAGGAAGGCTTCACCGTGTTCCGCGATCAGGAGTTCTCTGCCGATATGGGTTCGCGCGCGGTCAAGCGTATCGCCGATGTCAATTTACTGCGGCAAGTTCAGTTCGCCGAGGATGCGGGGCCGCAGGCGCATCCGGTGCAGCCCAAGGCCTATCGTGAAATCAATAACTTCTATACTTCAACGGTATATAACAAGGGCGCAGAAGTCGTGCGGATGCTGCGCAATTTGCTGGGTGCAGACACCTTCCGTCAGGGTACGGATCTGTATTTTGATCGTTTTGATGGTCAGGCAGTCACCATCGAGGATTTTGTTTCCTGCATGGCCGAAGTCAGTGATCTCGATCTGGCCGAATTCCGGCAGTGGTACGACGTGGCGGGTACGCCCAAACTGCTTGTGCGCGATGAATACCTTGAAGGCCAATACATTCTGAATATCGATCAGATGGTGCCAGAGTCCGCCAAAGGGCACCCCTACATGCTGCCCTTTGGTTTTGCCTTGTTTGACGAGGCGGGGCAACCCGTATTGCTCGATGGCAAGGCTGAGCACATCTTGATTGTCGAACAATTGTCCCAGTCCTGGACGTTTTCGATCGAGAAAAACCACGCCGATTTGCTCGTGCCTTCACTCAATCGTGGCTTCACCGCGCCGGTGGAGGTTCAGTACGATTACTCCGATGAGGCGCTCGGCGTGCTGAGCCGTGCCGATACCGATGCATTCAACCGCTGGGATGCTTTCCAGCGGCGTATCCAGCGTTGCCTGTTGGGCCGTATCAGAATGGCTATGGATGTCGGTTCGGTCGGCGAGGATGCCTTGCCCGAAGATCTCTCGAAGGCGTTCGGGCAGTTATTGCTTGAGGCGGCTCAGGATCCGATGTTCGTGGCTGAATGCATCGCATTACCCAGCGAGAATTATCTGGCTGATCAGTTCGATCACGACACGCCCGTCGAATGGATACACCATGAGCGTGCGCGGCTGCGTCAGCAACTGGCGGCGGAATGGGAGTCGACGTTGCAGTTGATTTATCAAAGCCACGATCAGGATGGCGTGTATCGCTTCGAATCCCGCGCGGCAGGCCAGCGGCAGTTGCGGCGACAGGTTTTATCCTATCTGTGCAGCTTGAAACGCTCGGCATGGACACAATTGGCTAAAGAACAATTCGAACGTGCCGATAACATGACCGAATCCTTTAACGCCTTAGTTGCTTTAAATGTGAGCGATTCTGCCGAGTTTGAGCACGTGTTGACCGCGTTCGAGGCGCGTTGGCGGCATGATCCACTGGTCATGGATAAATGGTTTGCGCTACAGGCGCAACGCAGTGATGAGAATGCATTGGCTCGCGTGCAGGGCTTGATGGAACATCCAACGTTCTCCATCAAGAATCCAAATCGAGTTCGTGCCCTGATTGGTAGTTTTGCGCGAATCAATCCGTTGCGTTTCCATGATAGTAGCGGCTCGGGTTACCAATGGTTGGCAGATCGCATCATTGAGCTCGATGCCATGAATCCGCAGATTGCCGCGCGCATGGCTTCGGTATTCAATACGTGGAAACGTTTTGACGGTAATCGTGCGGCGTTGATGCGTGCGGCATTGAAAAAAATCCATGATCGACCGGATTGCTCGGCTGATCTGGCGGAAATTACCGGAAAAGCGCTGGGTCATTGA
- the purB gene encoding adenylosuccinate lyase, translating into MTTPEATLTAISPVDGRYARQTEPLRAFFSEFALIKYRVLVEIEWFKALSAHPGISEVPALSQAARQHLDEIAEQFSIADAERVKTIERTTNHDVKAVEYFLKEQVADFAELRDLSEFFHFACTSEDINNLAYGLMLKGARREVLLPVMDEIIADLRAKAHAWAAIPLLSRTHGQPASPSTIGKEIANVLARLMRQREQVEAIPLFGKINGAVGNFNAHLAAYPELDWPEFSENFIRSLGLTPNPYTIQIEPHDYIAELFDAVARFNTILIDFARDIWGSIALGHFKQRVVAGEIGSSTMPHKVNPIDFENAEGNLGVANALLTHLAQKLPISRWQRDLTDSTVLRTLGVGLAHSLIAYRSLLKGLGKLEVDEARLRAELNQNWVILGEAIQTVMRRYGMENPYEQLKALTRGQTVDAEAMRVFIQQLDGIPDEAKERLIAMTPADYTGNAAEMAVKI; encoded by the coding sequence ATGACGACGCCTGAAGCCACGCTCACTGCCATCAGCCCTGTTGATGGACGTTATGCCCGCCAAACCGAGCCATTACGAGCCTTTTTCAGTGAATTTGCCCTGATCAAGTACCGTGTCCTTGTCGAAATCGAATGGTTCAAGGCCTTGAGCGCCCACCCCGGTATCAGCGAGGTCCCCGCGCTTTCGCAGGCGGCGCGTCAACACCTCGATGAAATTGCAGAACAGTTTTCCATCGCGGATGCCGAACGCGTCAAAACCATCGAACGCACCACCAACCACGACGTCAAAGCCGTCGAGTACTTTCTTAAAGAACAGGTAGCCGATTTCGCCGAACTGCGAGACTTGAGCGAGTTCTTCCATTTTGCCTGCACGTCCGAGGACATCAATAACCTCGCCTACGGGCTGATGCTCAAGGGCGCGCGCAGGGAAGTGCTATTGCCCGTCATGGATGAAATCATCGCCGACCTGCGCGCCAAAGCCCATGCTTGGGCCGCAATCCCACTGCTGTCCCGCACGCACGGCCAACCCGCTTCACCCAGCACCATCGGCAAGGAAATCGCCAATGTGTTGGCGCGACTGATGCGTCAGCGCGAACAAGTCGAAGCCATCCCACTCTTCGGCAAGATCAACGGCGCGGTGGGCAATTTCAATGCGCATCTGGCCGCCTACCCCGAACTCGACTGGCCTGAGTTCTCCGAGAACTTCATCCGTTCGCTGGGACTGACACCAAACCCGTACACCATCCAGATCGAACCGCACGACTACATTGCCGAGCTGTTTGACGCGGTCGCGCGCTTCAATACCATATTGATTGATTTTGCACGCGACATCTGGGGCTCGATTGCCCTCGGGCATTTCAAACAGCGCGTCGTAGCCGGTGAAATCGGCTCCTCCACGATGCCGCACAAGGTCAATCCGATCGACTTCGAGAATGCCGAGGGCAATCTCGGCGTGGCGAATGCCCTGCTCACGCATTTGGCGCAGAAACTGCCCATCAGCCGTTGGCAGCGCGACCTAACCGATTCAACCGTTCTGCGCACGCTCGGCGTCGGCTTGGCGCACAGCCTGATTGCCTACCGATCATTGCTCAAAGGGCTGGGCAAACTTGAGGTCGACGAGGCGCGTTTGCGGGCCGAACTGAATCAGAACTGGGTTATTCTCGGCGAAGCCATTCAGACAGTCATGCGACGCTATGGCATGGAAAACCCATACGAACAACTCAAGGCGCTCACTCGCGGTCAAACCGTCGATGCCGAAGCCATGCGCGTATTCATACAGCAATTGGACGGTATCCCGGATGAAGCAAAGGAACGGCTGATCGCCATGACTCCTGCCGACTACACCGGCAACGCAGCCGAAATGGCTGTAAAAATCTGA
- the motA gene encoding flagellar motor stator protein MotA yields the protein MNVIIGWVLLFGAVLGGFALAGGHLIVLVQPVEYIIIIGAALAAFVAGNSGKTMKATMGGFATALKGSKYKKALYMETLALLYHIFTRARKEGLMAIEEDIEDPQNSALFKEAPSVLADHHALDFITDYLRLMVSSTLDVHQIDNLMDIDIDTHHQEASLPGTNIAKIADGLPAFGIVAAVLGVVHTMESVAEPPAVLGGLIAAALVGTFLGILVSYGLVAPVAANLEHKVNDSTKYYQSIKAAMIAFMNGYPPQVAAEFGRKVLFSSDRPGFQELEEFLKKK from the coding sequence ATGAACGTAATCATTGGATGGGTCTTGTTGTTTGGTGCCGTGCTGGGTGGTTTTGCGCTTGCAGGCGGCCACCTCATCGTGCTGGTACAACCCGTTGAATACATCATCATCATCGGTGCTGCTCTGGCTGCTTTCGTTGCAGGCAATTCCGGTAAAACCATGAAGGCGACGATGGGCGGTTTCGCGACAGCGCTCAAAGGGTCAAAATACAAAAAAGCCCTGTACATGGAGACGCTAGCCCTGCTGTATCACATCTTCACCCGTGCGCGTAAAGAAGGTTTGATGGCCATTGAGGAAGACATCGAGGATCCGCAGAATAGTGCGCTCTTCAAGGAAGCACCCAGCGTATTGGCCGATCACCATGCATTGGATTTTATTACCGATTACTTGCGACTGATGGTGTCGAGCACGCTTGATGTGCATCAGATCGATAACCTTATGGATATCGATATCGACACGCACCACCAGGAGGCTTCGCTGCCCGGTACTAATATCGCGAAAATTGCCGATGGTCTGCCAGCGTTCGGTATTGTTGCCGCAGTTTTGGGCGTGGTGCACACCATGGAATCAGTTGCCGAGCCACCTGCCGTGCTCGGCGGGCTTATTGCGGCTGCATTGGTGGGTACCTTTCTGGGTATTCTGGTATCGTATGGCTTGGTAGCGCCCGTTGCAGCCAATCTTGAGCACAAGGTGAACGATTCCACCAAGTACTACCAGAGCATCAAGGCGGCAATGATTGCCTTTATGAATGGTTACCCGCCTCAAGTAGCCGCCGAATTTGGCCGCAAGGTGCTGTTTTCTTCTGATCGCCCCGGCTTCCAGGAGCTCGAAGAGTTCCTCAAGAAAAAATAA
- the crcB gene encoding fluoride efflux transporter CrcB, whose amino-acid sequence MRIYLLIALGGSMGAIARYAVINWVTHHLGRAFPFGTLTVNVVGSALMGFLGVYLLQKFHISAEYRVAILTGFLGAFTTMSTFSIDSLSLIEKNQWFMASVYIAVTVVVCIAAARGGMILAERV is encoded by the coding sequence ATGAGAATTTACTTATTGATTGCTTTGGGTGGCTCGATGGGCGCCATAGCGCGCTATGCAGTTATTAACTGGGTAACGCATCATCTGGGCCGCGCCTTTCCATTCGGCACCTTGACGGTGAATGTGGTCGGCTCGGCACTGATGGGGTTTCTTGGTGTTTATTTGCTGCAAAAATTCCATATTTCTGCGGAATATCGCGTGGCGATTTTGACCGGTTTTCTGGGCGCATTCACCACCATGTCTACGTTTTCAATTGATTCCCTTTCATTGATTGAGAAAAACCAGTGGTTCATGGCGAGTGTTTATATCGCTGTTACCGTGGTCGTTTGCATTGCAGCGGCTCGTGGCGGGATGATCTTGGCAGAAAGGGTCTGA
- the queG gene encoding tRNA epoxyqueuosine(34) reductase QueG, with product MDRSVFNPDELKAQIKVWAIELGFDELRVTDTDLSHYEAGYLDWIAQKHQGTMDYLVTHGLKRFRPAELVPGTLRVLAVRKNYLPPDSSGPRDVLHNPELGYVSRYALGRDYHKVMRSNLQKLAERITQEIGAFGFRAFVDSAPVYETGLAEKAGIGWKGKHSLILNRQGGSWFFLGELFIDFDLPVDEPVESHCGSCTACITVCPTQAIVADGVVDARRCISYLTIESKDDIPPEFREAMGNRIYGCDDCQLVCPWNRFARVAADADFRARHGLDAPGLIELFLWDEPTFLHKTEGMAIRRIGWQRWLRNVAVALGNLLRNQPDNTSAVAALQARCGQVGDQLDRHIQWALAQREGLPNGESKTAKMFEDALSMPE from the coding sequence TTGGATCGATCCGTGTTCAATCCCGACGAGCTCAAAGCTCAGATCAAGGTTTGGGCAATTGAACTCGGCTTTGACGAACTCCGGGTCACGGACACTGATCTGTCCCATTACGAGGCGGGATATCTTGATTGGATAGCCCAAAAGCATCAGGGCACGATGGATTATCTGGTCACGCACGGTTTGAAGCGTTTCCGCCCGGCAGAACTTGTGCCGGGTACGCTGCGGGTGCTTGCGGTGCGCAAAAACTATTTGCCCCCCGATTCATCGGGTCCGCGCGATGTGCTGCACAACCCCGAACTGGGTTATGTGTCCCGGTATGCATTGGGGCGTGATTATCACAAAGTAATGCGAAGTAATTTGCAGAAGCTAGCGGAACGAATCACGCAAGAAATCGGCGCGTTCGGTTTTCGCGCTTTTGTGGATTCCGCACCCGTGTACGAGACCGGGTTGGCCGAGAAGGCCGGCATCGGCTGGAAGGGCAAGCACTCCCTGATTTTAAACCGGCAGGGGGGTTCCTGGTTTTTTCTGGGTGAGTTGTTCATCGACTTCGATTTGCCGGTCGATGAGCCGGTTGAATCCCACTGCGGATCGTGCACCGCCTGCATTACGGTGTGCCCCACGCAAGCCATCGTCGCAGACGGGGTGGTCGATGCCCGCCGGTGCATCTCCTATCTTACGATTGAATCCAAGGACGACATCCCACCGGAATTTCGCGAGGCAATGGGCAATCGGATTTACGGTTGTGATGATTGCCAGCTGGTATGCCCCTGGAATCGATTTGCCCGTGTGGCGGCCGATGCCGATTTTCGTGCGCGCCACGGTCTGGACGCACCGGGCCTGATTGAATTGTTTCTGTGGGATGAGCCGACTTTTTTGCACAAAACCGAAGGCATGGCGATTCGCCGGATCGGATGGCAGCGCTGGTTGCGTAACGTGGCCGTGGCACTGGGGAACCTCTTGCGAAACCAACCAGATAACACCTCGGCTGTGGCGGCGTTACAGGCACGATGTGGACAGGTGGGTGATCAACTGGATCGGCACATCCAATGGGCATTGGCTCAGCGGGAAGGATTGCCTAACGGGGAATCTAAAACCGCCAAAATGTTTGAAGATGCTTTATCAATGCCAGAATAG
- a CDS encoding recombination-associated protein RdgC has protein sequence MFFRQLSVYRLESECPDFSTLNTALKEHPFSPTRPQQAESVGWQTAIGEQYVHETDGAARIVLQREERSVPSSVVRDMADQRLLARAGTTGEPSKAEKIAMRDAVLLELLPQAFPRQSNTQAIIDRKNQQVWFDTLTATKIERTSNQLREQIGQWRMVPFFGIQDISAHLASWLLGTPPTGFDIGEGAKLVDLREGGTVTVSKLALPDPHVVAHLHEGMKVDQLELIWREQIRFTLRADGGLAKIKPTELLDTDDSGEMIDDADQQLDADQRLMVGALRQLIQDLANVLKDNTAKQ, from the coding sequence ATGTTTTTTCGTCAATTATCTGTCTATCGTCTCGAATCCGAATGCCCGGACTTTTCTACCCTCAATACCGCATTGAAAGAACACCCCTTCTCCCCGACACGACCGCAGCAGGCCGAGTCGGTCGGCTGGCAAACCGCCATCGGCGAACAGTATGTTCATGAGACCGATGGTGCCGCGCGCATCGTATTGCAGCGTGAAGAGCGTAGCGTGCCTTCATCGGTTGTTCGTGACATGGCAGATCAACGGCTGCTCGCCCGGGCCGGCACCACCGGTGAGCCCAGCAAAGCGGAAAAGATCGCCATGCGCGATGCGGTTTTGCTGGAACTGCTCCCTCAGGCATTTCCCCGGCAATCGAACACCCAAGCCATCATTGATCGCAAGAACCAGCAAGTGTGGTTCGATACACTCACGGCAACCAAGATCGAGCGCACCAGCAACCAACTGCGCGAACAGATTGGTCAATGGCGCATGGTGCCGTTTTTTGGCATACAGGATATTTCAGCTCATCTCGCCTCATGGCTGCTGGGCACACCCCCGACCGGATTTGACATCGGTGAAGGAGCCAAGCTGGTCGATTTGCGCGAAGGTGGTACTGTGACGGTATCCAAACTTGCGTTGCCGGATCCCCACGTGGTCGCTCATTTACACGAAGGCATGAAAGTCGATCAACTAGAGCTGATCTGGCGTGAACAAATCCGGTTTACCTTGCGTGCCGATGGCGGTCTGGCCAAAATCAAGCCGACTGAACTTCTGGATACAGACGACTCGGGGGAAATGATTGACGACGCCGACCAGCAACTCGATGCCGATCAACGCCTGATGGTGGGCGCTCTGCGTCAACTGATTCAAGATCTGGCGAATGTTTTGAAAGACAACACCGCCAAACAATAA
- the motB gene encoding flagellar motor protein MotB, whose translation MAEQPDQSKPIIIKKVSKGHGGHHGGAWKIAYADFVTAMMAFFLLMWLLGSVGEVKLKGIADYFNNPVKVTLEGGPSAGMSVSLIDAGGEDLTRKEGQVRNGSEPPAKIETDQKKMTEEEARKKIEEEDKKRIENLKKELESLINVDPALKAYKDQIKLDMTRDGLRIQIIDQANRPMFKISSSRLEPYAAEILKKLAPVINKLPNRLSITGHTDSLPYNGVDRTNWELSADRANAARRELVQDGYDESKLLRVVGMAAALPFIPSDPADPRNRRISIIVMNDSAAERVLHPMDFGADKTTDKPESNASATTAPADLIQTPATPTTSTPETTIEGITGTITNPGIVPPAPAQPATAKP comes from the coding sequence ATGGCCGAACAGCCGGATCAATCCAAACCGATCATCATCAAGAAGGTCAGCAAAGGTCATGGCGGCCATCATGGTGGGGCGTGGAAGATTGCCTACGCCGACTTCGTGACTGCGATGATGGCCTTCTTCCTGTTGATGTGGCTGTTGGGTTCGGTTGGTGAAGTTAAACTCAAAGGCATCGCGGATTACTTCAATAATCCGGTCAAGGTAACCTTGGAAGGTGGCCCCAGTGCCGGTATGTCGGTCAGTTTGATCGATGCAGGTGGTGAGGATCTGACGCGCAAAGAAGGGCAGGTTCGCAATGGGAGCGAGCCCCCTGCGAAGATCGAGACCGATCAGAAGAAGATGACCGAGGAAGAGGCACGGAAGAAAATTGAGGAAGAAGACAAGAAGCGGATCGAAAATCTGAAAAAGGAGCTTGAGTCCCTGATCAATGTCGATCCAGCCCTCAAGGCTTACAAAGATCAGATCAAGCTGGATATGACGCGGGATGGTTTGCGCATCCAGATCATCGATCAGGCCAATCGCCCCATGTTCAAGATCAGTTCGTCTCGACTTGAACCCTATGCTGCCGAGATTCTGAAAAAACTGGCGCCGGTCATCAACAAATTGCCCAATCGTCTAAGTATCACCGGCCATACCGATTCGCTTCCCTACAACGGTGTGGATCGTACCAACTGGGAGCTTTCGGCCGATCGAGCCAATGCCGCCCGGCGCGAGTTGGTTCAGGATGGTTATGATGAGTCGAAATTGTTACGCGTGGTCGGCATGGCAGCCGCCTTGCCATTCATTCCATCGGATCCAGCCGATCCACGGAATCGACGGATTTCAATCATCGTCATGAACGACAGCGCCGCTGAACGTGTTCTGCACCCCATGGATTTCGGTGCGGATAAAACCACGGATAAACCAGAATCCAACGCTTCCGCAACGACAGCACCTGCCGATCTTATTCAAACCCCGGCAACGCCGACAACAAGCACGCCTGAAACAACAATCGAGGGAATAACAGGCACGATCACCAATCCCGGCATTGTGCCCCCAGCGCCCGCTCAGCCTGCAACAGCCAAACCATAA
- a CDS encoding rhodanese-like domain-containing protein — MTFLAVSLYSSLLVSSLLASSLLSSSACTAAEKSELRVNITTDLPSITVIDHGKSVVIMRNQNPDHTVNPDYAMTSRDCPPFCIQPMQLLPGVHTIGELEMLQFLKKKAEGDKSIEIIDSRTPDWYRKGTIPSAVNIPWTQIYRGSSTYEPLVVESLLTDTFNAKVQDGIWDFRGAKTLVLFCNGPWCGQSPTNIKELVSMGYPADKIYWYRGGMQSWSNLGLTTVQPPQ; from the coding sequence ATGACCTTTCTTGCGGTGAGCCTTTACTCATCTCTTTTGGTCTCATCTCTTCTGGCCTCATCCCTTCTGAGCTCATCCGCGTGCACAGCCGCTGAAAAATCTGAGTTACGCGTCAACATCACAACCGATTTGCCATCGATCACCGTGATTGATCATGGAAAATCGGTAGTCATCATGCGCAACCAGAATCCGGACCACACGGTCAACCCCGACTATGCGATGACCAGCCGCGATTGCCCACCCTTCTGCATTCAACCCATGCAGCTTTTGCCAGGTGTGCACACCATCGGCGAATTGGAAATGCTGCAATTCCTGAAGAAAAAGGCCGAAGGAGATAAATCAATTGAAATCATTGATTCCCGCACGCCGGACTGGTACCGCAAAGGGACAATTCCAAGCGCTGTGAATATCCCCTGGACTCAAATTTATCGTGGTTCCTCCACCTACGAACCGCTTGTCGTCGAGTCTTTGTTGACAGATACATTCAACGCGAAAGTCCAAGACGGGATATGGGATTTCAGAGGCGCCAAAACACTCGTCCTGTTCTGTAATGGCCCTTGGTGCGGACAATCGCCCACCAATATCAAAGAGCTGGTCAGCATGGGTTACCCCGCAGACAAGATCTACTGGTATCGGGGCGGAATGCAGTCTTGGAGCAATCTGGGTTTAACGACAGTCCAGCCGCCTCAATAA